In the genome of Canis lupus familiaris isolate Mischka breed German Shepherd chromosome 17, alternate assembly UU_Cfam_GSD_1.0, whole genome shotgun sequence, the window GTCATCCATCCAAATAatcctctccttctattctaacTTCTCATTTTTTGCTGGACATATGGCCACCCAGGATATAGGTAGATCTCCCAGCCTGCCTTGCAGTTTGATGGGACCATGAGCTGAACTCTGGCCAAGAGGACAGGATTGGAAGTGAAGAATATCATTTCTGCCTTGTGGCCCTAAAAGGGAATACACCTGTATTTCTCTGGGTATTTCTCACTTTCTGCTAACAGGAAAATGTCAATACCTGAATGAGTCACTGTCTTAGCTTGGGGGCTACCATTACAAAATATCACGGGCCAGGGGGCTtcagcaacagaaatttattttcccatacttctggaggctggaagtctgagatccaAGTCTGACAGAGGTGGTCTCTAGAGCGgcttctcttcctggtttgcagatgccTGCCTTCCCTGCTATGTCTGTCCTCTCATGGCTTTTccttagagtgtgtgtgtgtctgtgtgtgtgcgtgtatgctgagagagagagagagagagagagagagagagagagagagctctcttcctcttcctcttttccgaAGGCTGCCAATCTCAGGGTCACACTCTTATGACTTCATTTgaccttaattacttcctaaaggccctatctccaaatacagttacatgAGAGGTTAGGGCTTCTACCTATGAATTTGGAGAGGGACACAATTTAGTCTACAGCAGCCACCTTCGACCCAGAGATGGGGGCCACAGCAGTGATGCGCCGCCCTGCTCATTGGCCTCCCTTTGAACTCTTAGACCGGGGAGAAGCTAGTATGTTGTTCAAGCCACGGCTCTTCAGCTCTTTGTTCGGTGGCTTCCCTGGCTTCCTCACCGCTCACACAGGGATATGTTTACAAAAGCTCCACTGACCAAGAAGGAAAGTATAAAATGATGCCCTGGAAATGGTTGCACTGATCATTAAGGGGTGGGGGCCGTGAGCAAACTAAGCATGAGGGAAAGTGACCCAGCAGCATTTTACAATCACACTCAACGTGTAGACAACTACGGGAAGCATGATTTTTCCCACTTTGTAAGAAAATGTCTAAAACAGCAAGAACCTTTTCAGCACGGCTCTTCGTTGTAATGAGATGTTACCCAAAttccaggctccatgcaccagctttcccttccccctccttctgcaAGTGGTGCCACGGCGGGGATGCCGTCCCAGGGCTGGCCAGCGAACAAGGTGACACCTTTGCAGggttttattttcagttctcccagggccacggggtgggggggggggggtagggggctTCCTTGGGAGAGGGAGGATTGCCACGGCACCCCCGAAGGGGCTCCTGCCCATCCTACTGGTAAAATGGCATCAAGGGGCCCCATCGGTTCAAGATGGGGAACTTGACTTTGTGGTGATAAGGACAGAGACAGCCAGGCAGTAGAAAGTAGCCTTTGCCCACGTCCGCCGCAGGCTGGCGCTCAGGCTCCAGGAGGCATGGAAAGCCGGTGCTCTGGCGGCCCCGGTTGGGATCACCTTGGGCCAGGTACAGGGGGTGGCAAGCGGGGTACACGGAACGGCAGATACTGGTGAACCTGCATTCGTCCTCTGCTGCGGTCCCATGGTCCTGCGGGGGGAAGAAGCCGGGCTGCCCCAGGTCTCTGGCGGTCATGTGGAGTGTTCTGAAGGCGGGGTACCCATCCTCTAGCTTGGGCTTGGAGCTGGGGATGGGCCTATACAATTCTTTGTCCCGGAGTTGGGCATCCAGCTTCACCTGCTGTGAAATAAATCACATGCATGGAGGGCTGAGAGAGG includes:
- the TEX37 gene encoding testis-expressed sequence 37 protein isoform X7, encoding MLIFSFLDHSQPKGVKEGEILTEEGQASFSGNSTLEGPWLSAMAGAVYPRQAPVDLDIYQSSYMVDYQPYGKDKYSRVTPQEQVKLDAQLRDKELYRPIPSSKPKLEDGYPAFRTLHMTARDLGQPGFFPPQDHGTAAEDECRFTSICRSVYPACHPLYLAQGDPNRGRQSTGFPCLLEPERQPAADVGKGYFLLPGCLCPYHHKVKFPILNRWGPLMPFYQ
- the TEX37 gene encoding testis-expressed sequence 37 protein isoform X9 produces the protein MMGHGDYLRLSAMAGAVYPRQAPVDLDIYQSSYMVDYQPYGKDKYSRVTPQEQVKLDAQLRDKELYRPIPSSKPKLEDGYPAFRTLHMTARDLGQPGFFPPQDHGTAAEDECRFTSICRSVYPACHPLYLAQGDPNRGRQSTGFPCLLEPERQPAADVGKGYFLLPGCLCPYHHKVKFPILNRWGPLMPFYQ
- the TEX37 gene encoding testis-expressed sequence 37 protein isoform X2 — encoded protein: MAGAVYPRQAPVDLDIYQSSYMVDYQPYGKDKYSRVTPQEQVKLDAQLRDKELYRPIPSSKPKLEDGYPAFRTLHMTARDLGQPGFFPPQDHGTAAEDECRFTSICRSVYPACHPLYLAQGDPNRGRQSTGFPCLLEPERQPAADVGKGYFLLPGCLCPYHHKVKFPILNRWGPLMPFYQ
- the TEX37 gene encoding testis-expressed sequence 37 protein isoform X8, which translates into the protein MLLSEFTWDQAFWNTSGLPWEGEPGTEELTPKRLSAMAGAVYPRQAPVDLDIYQSSYMVDYQPYGKDKYSRVTPQEQVKLDAQLRDKELYRPIPSSKPKLEDGYPAFRTLHMTARDLGQPGFFPPQDHGTAAEDECRFTSICRSVYPACHPLYLAQGDPNRGRQSTGFPCLLEPERQPAADVGKGYFLLPGCLCPYHHKVKFPILNRWGPLMPFYQ